A section of the Jaculus jaculus isolate mJacJac1 chromosome 6, mJacJac1.mat.Y.cur, whole genome shotgun sequence genome encodes:
- the Mrpl35 gene encoding 39S ribosomal protein L35, mitochondrial produces the protein MASSVFAGAVRAASGILRPLNILASSAYRNYAKNACFNSALATIHFSHIRTPVVSSACGLVTSVRNLTCHQTATILNRVAPLVPSVLKLPVRTVTYFSSRKGKRKTVKAVVYRFLRLHSGLWLRRKAGYKKKLWKKSPARKKRLRELVFCNKTQSKLLDKMTTSFWKRRNWYADDPYQKYHDRTNLKV, from the exons ATGGCGTCCTCCGTTTTTGCGGGTGCTGTGAGAGCGGCTTCAG GAATCTTACGGCCCCTGAATATTTTGGCTTCTTCAGCCTATCGGAACTACGCCAAGAATGCCTGTTTCAATTCTGCACTGGCTACCATTCATTTTAGTCACATTCGGACACCAGTTGTTTCCTCTGCTTGCGGGCTTGTCACTTCTGTCAGAAACCTGACATGTCACCAGACTGCAACAATCCTTAATAG agtGGCTCCTTTGGTTCCCAGTGTCCTGAAGCTGCCTGTCAGAACTGTAACATATTTCAGCTCACGAAAAGGCAAGAGGAAGACTGTAAAAGCTGTTGTCTATCGGTTTCTTCGGCTTCATTCTGGCCTTTGGCTACGAAGAAAG GCTGGCTATAAGAAAAAATTATGGAAAAAGTCCCCTGCCAGAAAAAAACGCTTGAGAGAACTTGTGTTCTGCAATAAGACCCAGAGTAAACTCTTAGACAAAATGACAACATCATTCTGGAAAAGGAGAAACTGGTATGCTGATGATCCTTATCAGAAGTATCATGATCGAACGAATCTGAAAGTGTAG